In Capricornis sumatraensis isolate serow.1 chromosome 2, serow.2, whole genome shotgun sequence, the DNA window AATAGGGAAAGAGTAATCATTAGTgatagaaatcagatcagttaTATAGGGAGTGGGTGAGATTCTTTGGGAGGAGCACAAGGGAACTTTAAAGGGTAGTAGAAACGTTTTGTTCCTTGATTGGGGTGGCAGctacatgcatgtatatatctGTCAAAGTGCATCTGATAGTATACTTTTCAGGGgtacattttattgtatgtaactcatacctcaataaagttgattaaaaaaaaacatgcccTTTGGAATCTGACCCTAATTTGAAGTCAGCCTCTGTTACTAATGAGGTAGCTAACATCTGTGCCTTGGGTTCTTCCACTTATAAAATGGGACTAATAATACCTGtatttgttttagatttaaaataggATAAATCTCTAAACTGCATGACACAGTGCCTGGTGTGTAGTAAACACTCAGTAGATCATTGTTACTGTATCTGGTGATTTGGTAGGCATCTTACTTTTGATCCCTGATAAATGCCAATGTGGGATCAGGGTGGATAGGTGTGAGCTGATTTGAAGGTATTTGGAattgcctggtagctcagatgataaaggaaGTTTTAAGCCTGCCCTTGACCCTGCATTTTTGCCCTTGGCAGAAACGCagccagttggtaaagaagctgaATGACTCTGATCACCAGTCTAGCACCTCCCCTCTCATGGAAGGGACTCCTACCATCAAATCCAAGAAAAAGCTGCTGCAGATCATTGACACCACCCTGCTCAAGTGCTACCTTCACGTGAGTTTTCCCAGCACTCGGCTTCCTGCCATCCTTTTCCCTAGCCCGGGGTCCCTGCCGCTAGTAAGAGTGAAGTATTTATTCTTAGGAACCACCTACTCTTGACCTGACATCTGTGAGCTTCTTAGAATTGAGGGGTTAAGACGAGATGTTGACCCAGAATCTTAAGAGTGGGCTGGTTTTCTCTGCCAAGACTGGGGTTGGTGCTACAAGGTGAATAGGGACAGTTCCCCAAAGAAAATTTCCCTTCTTTACCCACTcccccctcccctacccccaccctctTGTGTGAGAGAGCATAAATGCTGTGAAAGCTCCTCCCTGCAGTCCTGCAAAGGGTTGTTTGCTCTCTCTTGCTTGTGTAACATGCCTGGTGTTTCAGCCTGAAGCAGGCCTGGGCTGAGGGAGGATGGGCCTCCCCAGGAAGTAGTTGCTGCTGAagtcctgcctctcctgcagacGAACGTGGCCCTGGTGGCCCCCTTGCTGCGTCTGGAGAACAATCACTGCCACATCGAAGAGAGCGAGCACGTGCTGAAGAAGGCTCACAAGTACAGCGAGCTGATCATCCTGTACGAGAAGAAGGGGCTCCACGAGAAAGGTGACTGGGGCAGGGGTCACCTGTGATTAGAGGGTCTCTTGTGTTTTGTCTGGGGGAAGCCTCCTGAGGTGTTTGTTGTTACCGAATCACATCTAGCTGCTCACTGCTTGAAAATCAATACACGAGAGAGAGGCAAATATTACAAAGGAAAGTTGCTTCTAATGAGAATGCTGGCAATCTGGGGAGATGGTGGACCCAGAGTGCCCCAAAAACCACATGTGAAGATTTTCAAAGCTCAGCCATGAaagcttttaaaaggaaaaaaggatgtAATCGGTTACTCATTGGGATCGGGAGTCAGAGTCCCCCCATCCCCCACTGTGTGCGGGCTTGTCGACTTCTTGTGATTTTCTTTAGCTACCATCTTGTTCACAGGATTACTAAAGAGGAAGCTAGGGAAGagatctggtcatctgttttTACTTAGTCTTCATTTCTACTTTGAAAGAAACAAGTTAAGCAAAGTACTTTGTGATCACAAGATTTAAAAGGTGGGTGAGGGCTGGAGATGAGTAAGCGTATAGGTGCCTGGTTTAACATTAGTGACAAGACAAAGGGGCCTGCTGCAAAGACCTTTCCTGCTGAAAGCTGCGTGCACTGTGATGACTCTCCAAGGAGATATGCCTTCTAGAAGGGGCTCATGACCTTATTCTTGGGCTTCATGGCCAGCTCTGCAGGTGCTGGTGGACCAGTCCAAGAAAGCAAATTCCCCTCTGAAAGGCCATGAGCGGACAGTGCAGTACCTGCAACATCTGGGTGAGTCCGGCTCGTGGAAGGGGCAAGGGGGAGGGCATTGTGTTCAAGGGAACCTGACCTCTCTCCCTACCTGATTCTGGCTGGTCAGTCCCCTCCCTTCCTTGTGTTCACCCAGCCAGGTTCCTCCGGGGGTGAAAGTCCCCCCAGTGGTGGAACCACAACAGCCCCTTGGTGTGTAGCCAGTCTGGTAGGTCCAAGCATCTCTGAGTGACTGGACAGAGCTAACTTCTCTGGATGATAAATCCTGGGCAACCTGGGCACCTGCCTTCTGGTCCTGTGGGCAGAGTGGGTGGACTTCACCTGCTGACAAGTCTTCCTTTTCCCTCTAGGCACAGAAAATctgcatttaattttttcctactCAGTGTGGGTCCTGAGAGACTTTCCAGAGGATGGTCTGAAGGTAGATCACGGAGTCCCTTGGATTTATTGGGTACCACGGTtggttctgattttattttagacAGTTGTGGGTAGAGGGCTAGGAAGGGTTTGTGCAGTTCTCTGGTGTTTCCAAGACTGGAACACATGGGACAGCAATGGAATGCAGTAGAAAGAGCCTGGTGCAGACGCCAGGAGACCTAGTCTGCCCCACACCGACTGGCCACAGATGCCCTTCCTGCCTCAGTGTCTGTCCATGTGACCCTacgctgtgtgcatgtgtgtttggtAGGATTGCCATCAGGTGGTTCTGCTGCTGGAACTCAGGTTTTATtccaacagatatttactgaggACCTCCCAGAGGTGGAGTCTCTGCCACGAGACCGAGTGCTGGGCTTCTTAGTGGAGAATTTTAAGGGTCTGGCTATTCCTTATCTggtaagatattttttaaaaagtttcagtcAAACCTAGGATCTATGACTACAAGAAACAGTGATTAGCCAGTTCAGATTAGGGTTTGTGTCCCTTGGGGATTGGAAGGACTGTAAAGAAGAGGGTTCTTTTAGTCTCCTCTGAAAGAGGTCTCCCAGTAGACCAAGCTGGAGATGGCACTTTTTGATATGCTACCTTCTAAACCTAGGTGATGTACAGAGAGataaaagagaaggagagaaaatgtTGGAGAAAACCATATCAGAGCCACATTTGTACAGCCAGACTTGACTGTGACCACAGGATGACCAAATCAGTCCTAAGTACCAAAATGTAAATATTCAACCTTAATTACACAGACTGATTTGGATGATTATGAGACAGAATTAATAAAGAAGCTTAGTTAGATTGGAAATTGAGATGCTAATTCCTGATATTGCTGGGTTGAGGGAGAACTATCCCATGGTAATCTTAATTAGGGGACAATCTGGATGGGACCTTTAGGGCCTTAAAAATGTGAGGGAGCCTGGGCGAATGGGCTGGGCCTCTCCACACCACAGCACAGAGGGTACGTACCAGGCAGACCTGTATCTCACCCCAGGAACACGTCATCCACGTTTGGGAGGAGACTGGCTCTCAGTTCCACAACTGCCTGATCCAGTTGTACTGCGAGAAGGTGCAAAGTCTGATGAAGGAGTATCTCCTGTCCTTCCCTGCAGGTACCAGTTCTCAGCACGTGGGGTGGCCCAGGCCTTAGAGGTGAGCTGGGACCTGAGGGGGCCATGGGTGGGGTAGAGAAGCAGACTTTCTCTGCAGGCCCAGGTGGGCAGGAAGAGCCTCAGAGGCACCAAGGCAGCTAAGTGGCCCCACAGGTGAGACTTGGGGGCAGGTGTCTGGATCTGGGCATCTCTGAGCCTCCCTGGGCATCACCTATGGAGGAGGGGGAGTAGATCTGTTTGCAGAGTGATAGCTGTGCTGATAAGGAACAGATTTGTCTATCAGAGTGCTTCTCTAAGCagcttggtggttttttttttttaatctcaagctGATGTTTTGGGGCCATACAGAGACCATAAACTAAGAGAAGGCCAACTGGAAAGCATCACAAAGGCCCTTTCTAATCATGGTGGTGACATCATTGAACCCCAGCcccttcattttttcttgatGACACCACACATTGCTGCCCAACAGCATCCTTTCATGTTGAGCATGGTTTCTTTTAAAGGCAAAGCTCCAGTCCCTGCtggtgaggaggaaggagagcTGGGAGAATACCGAGGGAAGCTCCTTATGTTCCTGGAAATATCCAGCTACTATGACCCAGGCCGGCTCATCTGTGATTTTCCTTTTGATGGTGGGTGTCTTTAGCCACTTTAACAGAAGATAATGCAAAAATGGATCTTTCCCTTATACCAGTTCCCCAGCCCTCCCAAAAGTTGGGCCTGGGAAAAACCATGCGTTTCAGGCCTGTGCTCCTATTCTGTCCTCTCTGAAGACTCACTTTTGAACCATGATTACGAGAAGTCTCTTTTGGGTGTGAACCACATGCTAATTAGCCAGGTGGAAACCTGTTTGTTGCTTCAGTACATGTTCTTGGCCAAGTTCCTTGTTTAGCAGTTTCTGTAATCTGGAATAATTTGTCTGAAAAAGACATATGTCTGGCTGATgtataagctccatgagagcagaggTGTCTGCTTCCCTTAGCTGAAGGGCCTGGCACATTGTAGGTGCTTATTATGCATTTAGCTGATCATCAAGTATTGTTCTCCCATTTATCACAGGAAAAGATGAGATAAAGTACCACTTAAAAtagtccccttcctcctccctttaaaaaattttagtaattttCTCCTTGAAAAAAATCCCTATCCATTCCTCTAATAGCTtagcccctggccttgggcttgcCTGGTCATGGTGATGGTTTCTTACACTCTTTCCCCCCACAGGCCTCTTGGAAGAACGTGCTCTCCTGCTGGGACGCATGGGGAAACATGAACAAGCTCTCTTCATCTACGTCCACATCCTGAAAGACACGAGGATGGCCGAAGAGTACGTTGACCCTGCCGTGCCACCTCCCAAGGGTGTAAAAGAGGCTCTGCAGAGAGATGAGAGGCTGAGAAAGCCATCCCTGCACCTGCAGCTGAAGCGAGGCCCCTGATTGTACTGTCATTAGGCTGCTCACTCAGGCAGCATCCATGCCCTCTCTCTACATGTGACCTTGTCTGATCACTGTCTCCCTTCCAGGTACTGCCACAAGCATTATGACCAAAACAAAGATGGCAACAAAGATGTAAGTAGTCGGCCCCAGGGCACGCATAGGCATTGCACTGCCCCTCTTAGCATAGCCAGCGCCCTCTGGTTTGGGCCGCCGGTGACACTGGCAGGAATTGCTGACATAAGACAAGGCATGGGTTAGGGCACTGATTGATTTTGGGCACACGTGCTGAGGGAGCGGCAAGGTGCCCGCAGTCTTGGTTTGCTCGGGGTGGTTCTGGCTTAGTCTGTTGTCATCCGTGTGTTTATTTGTAGTGCCTCTGCCACTTTACTGTTAAAACAGTCTCAACTTGTACAATAAATTTCCTGGTCAGCCTGTTGAGAAGGAACATCTGATGGTTCTTACAACGTGCCCATGTGTGCTTTGCATAAATTCCATGTGGATCTGTCAATGTGTAGAGATATTTTTAATGGCCATTGGTGGCagtggtggagggggtggggtttGCTACCTGAATCTAGGAGGTGGAGGCCAGATTTGCTGCTTATCGATGCACAGCACAGCCCAGAATGTTGAGtgagaggctgagaaaccctggtgTGGGTCCAATAGGAGATGCAGCGTCTCATCTTGGGCTCATCGGCTTATATGTGGCAAGGTCTCAGCCTTCAACGCCAAAGGAAATGGGGGAGTCTCTTGGAATCATTTTGTTAATAGTATgaagaagaagaagtgaagttgctcagtcgtgtccgactctttgcgaccccatggagcctatcaggctcctctgtccatgggattttccaggcaagagtgctggagtgggttgccatttccttctccaggggatcttcccgacccaggaatcgaacccaggtctcccagctggcaggcagacgctttaccgtctgagccaccacggaagccctgggCTTCTATTACTTCTTCTTACTATTAATAGTATAATGCTAAACAATACaaggcatttgatttttttttctctcagaaagaacatgatctttaattttttaatattttatttctatttacttgactgcaccgggtcttagttgctgcacttgggatctttgatcttcgctgcagcatgcaggatcttttgttgtggcttatgaactcttagttgaagcatgtgtgatctagttccctgaccagggatcaaacttgggccctttgcattgggagtgtggcgtcttagccgctggaccacccaggaagtcccacACAATCTTTAATTTTTGATATCTTCAGTCAACATACTTTACAAAATTTATTAAAAGGTGAAAAATGCTGCATTTTAAAGTTCCTCCAGACCAACCCTCTTGCCTTTAGGTGTGGTCACGCTGAGGGTTTGGGGAGGGTTGCTGCCGGCCTGACGCGGGCATGGCTTGTTGTGTATGAGACAGGTGTATCTGTCCCTGCTCCGGATGTACCTGTCGCCCCCCAGCATGCACTGCCTGGGGCCAATCAAGCTGGAACTGCTGGAGCCACAAGCCAACCTCCAGGCCGCCCTGCAGGTCTTGGAGCTGCACCACAGCAAGCTGGACACCACCAAGGTCAGCAGCTCTCCCCGCAGAGGTGGAGGGCGCATGTGGGGATCGTGAAACCACAGGAGGGGCTGGCAGGAAGGACGGGGGTTTGAGGGCTCCGCGACGTCAGGTGTTTCCTCAGTCTCGCTCCTGTCCCACCTCTCCCTGTTCCTGTCTGTCTTCCCGTCCCCAGGCCATCAACCTGCTGCCCGCGAACACTCAGATTAACGACATACGCATCTTTCTGGAAAAGGTCTTAGAagagaatgcacagaagaaacgGTTCAACCAAGtgctcaagaaccttctccatgCAGAGTTCCTGAGGGTATGAGCCTTCCAGATGCCAGTGAAGGCTTGTACTTTTCAGTGTGAGGCCGTTACCACGTCCCCTGAGACAGAGGCAGAGCTTGGTGCTTTTTAACTCTGTGGCTCAAACTGATCGGTAACCAGCTGGGCATGTAGCTATGGGTGTTTCAGTTAGGGAGCCCCTGTGGGCTGGGAGGTGAGACAGTGCCGGCCCTTCCTCCTGTCCTGCCTGCCAGACAGTGGGACCTCCCCCCAATCTCTCTgctcccaggtccaggaagaGCGCATTCTACACCAGCAGGTGAAGTGCATCATCACAGAGGAGAAGGTGTGCATGGTGTGTAAGAAGAAGATTGGAAACAGGTGAGCCTCACCCATAGCTTGCTCAGGGTAGATTTCAGCCCCTTAACCCAAGAGGAAAGAGCAGCTGAGAGCTATCTGGGCTGCTTTTAGTGCTTGAGCCTCCAGAGGGCAGGCCATGTTTTTCTGGTGTGTCTGTGGGGTGGGGTGCTTTGAGAATTAAAGGCCTGAAATGTGTAGCATGGGGCTCTTGACTTCTTGGTCATAAGCCGTTTCCCTCTGGCTGCTTAACACTGACATGTACCACGGGGTGTTTGAGAGCTGTATGTGGGCAGGAGGTCCTTATCGTCTAAGGATACAcctctgaaagaagaaaaagggctTTCAGCCTGCTGCCTCATGACCTGAGTAAAATCCTGAAGCAGCATCATTCTGTTTTAAGGCATATACTCTAGTTAGTGCCCCTTCCTCCAAGGAAGAGTGATTTGTCCTTTTACTTCTATGGCTGGAAGAATGCTTCCCTTCAGAAAGACCCACTGCCCTTTGTTAGAGTTAGCCCAAAATTTGTTCTGATGGGCAGTTGGCGCTCAGTAAACTGCTGCTGAGCCAGGCTGGTGCATTGCCTTGTTTGGCTATGTATTGCACACTGATGACAGTAGGAAATATCCCCTGCTACTAGAGTATCATACCAAGTggagtaagtcaaagaaagacaagtaccacttaaatgtggaatctaaaatctggcacaaatgaacttatctacaagacagaaatagaccTACAGACATAGAGATCAGGCTTGTGGTTCCCAGAGGGCCGTGGGGGAGGGAGtgagatg includes these proteins:
- the VPS39 gene encoding vam6/Vps39-like protein isoform X1, with the protein product MHDAFEPVPILEKLPLQIDCLAAWEEWLLVGTKQGHLLLYRIRKDVGCNRFEVTLEKSNKNFSKKIQQIHVVSQFKILVSLLENNIYVHDLLTFQQITTVSKAKGASLFTCDLQHRETGEEVLRMCVAVKKKLQLYFWKDREFHELQGDFSVPDVPKSMAWCENSICVGFKRDYYLIRVDGKGANKELFPTGKQLEPLVAPLADGKVAVGQDDLTVVLNEEGICTQKCALNWTDIPVAMEHQPPYIIAVLPRYVEIRTFEPRLLVQSIELQRPRFITSGGSNIIYVASNHFVWRLIPVPMATQIQQLLQDKQFELALQLAEMKDDSDSEKQQQIHHIKNLYAFNLFCQKRFDESMQVFAKLGTDPTHVMGLYPDLLPTDYRKQLQYPNPLPVLSGAELEKAHLALIDYLTQKRSQLVKKLNDSDHQSSTSPLMEGTPTIKSKKKLLQIIDTTLLKCYLHTNVALVAPLLRLENNHCHIEESEHVLKKAHKYSELIILYEKKGLHEKALQVLVDQSKKANSPLKGHERTVQYLQHLGTENLHLIFSYSVWVLRDFPEDGLKIFTEDLPEVESLPRDRVLGFLVENFKGLAIPYLEHVIHVWEETGSQFHNCLIQLYCEKVQSLMKEYLLSFPAGKAPVPAGEEEGELGEYRGKLLMFLEISSYYDPGRLICDFPFDGLLEERALLLGRMGKHEQALFIYVHILKDTRMAEEYCHKHYDQNKDGNKDVYLSLLRMYLSPPSMHCLGPIKLELLEPQANLQAALQVLELHHSKLDTTKAINLLPANTQINDIRIFLEKVLEENAQKKRFNQVLKNLLHAEFLRVQEERILHQQVKCIITEEKVCMVCKKKIGNSAFARYPNGVVVHYFCSKEVNPADT